One Polaribacter sp. KT25b DNA segment encodes these proteins:
- a CDS encoding acetyl-CoA hydrolase/transferase family protein — MKIPNKMTAQEAVKLIKSNDRVLIQGGSATPQALINAMVARAPELKNVELVHLHTEGACGYTAPELRESFHTNAFFIGGNIRKMIGDTADYIPIFLSDIPSLFREGYMDLDVVMVNVSPPDKHGFCSLGVSVDIIISGIEQGKKVIAQINPQMPRTFGDAQIHIKHFDACVEISEEIYEMKFVEPSEIEKAIGKNIAGIIDDGSTLQMGIGGIPNAVLTFLHNHKNLGVHTEMFSEGVVDLVEKGIVNGSQKKVNPYKIVSGFAMGTRRLYDFMDDNPEIEMLDIAYVNDTSVIRKNPKVTAINSAIEVDLTGQICADSIGTRMFSGVGGQMDFMRGAALSEGGKPICAITSTTAKGVSKITPMLKLGAGVVTTRAHARFVATEYGIAELFGKNLKQRAQALRNVAHPDHREELDKAIFERFGSSLMTK; from the coding sequence ATGAAAATACCAAATAAAATGACGGCTCAAGAAGCTGTTAAATTAATCAAATCTAACGATAGAGTTTTAATACAAGGTGGTTCTGCAACACCACAAGCATTAATAAATGCAATGGTAGCAAGAGCGCCAGAGTTAAAAAATGTTGAACTTGTACATTTACATACAGAAGGAGCTTGTGGATATACAGCCCCAGAATTAAGAGAAAGTTTTCATACCAATGCTTTTTTTATTGGTGGAAATATTCGTAAAATGATTGGAGATACAGCAGATTATATTCCAATTTTTTTAAGTGATATTCCTAGTTTATTTCGTGAAGGCTATATGGATTTAGATGTAGTTATGGTAAATGTATCTCCACCAGATAAACATGGTTTTTGTTCTTTAGGAGTTTCCGTTGATATCATTATTTCTGGAATAGAGCAAGGTAAAAAAGTAATTGCGCAAATTAACCCACAAATGCCTCGTACTTTTGGTGATGCACAAATTCATATAAAACATTTTGATGCTTGTGTAGAAATTTCTGAAGAAATATACGAAATGAAATTTGTAGAACCTTCTGAAATTGAAAAAGCAATTGGTAAAAATATTGCAGGAATTATTGATGATGGATCTACTTTACAAATGGGTATTGGTGGTATTCCTAATGCAGTATTAACATTTTTACATAATCATAAAAATTTAGGTGTTCATACAGAAATGTTCTCTGAAGGTGTTGTAGATTTAGTAGAAAAAGGTATTGTTAATGGTTCACAAAAAAAAGTGAATCCTTATAAAATTGTTTCTGGTTTTGCTATGGGAACCAGGCGTTTATATGATTTTATGGATGATAATCCTGAAATTGAAATGTTAGATATAGCGTATGTTAATGATACATCTGTAATTCGTAAAAACCCAAAAGTTACTGCAATTAATTCTGCTATTGAAGTAGATTTAACAGGTCAAATTTGTGCTGATTCCATCGGTACAAGAATGTTCTCTGGTGTTGGTGGTCAAATGGACTTTATGCGTGGTGCAGCTTTATCCGAAGGAGGAAAACCAATTTGTGCTATTACTTCTACAACCGCTAAAGGTGTTTCTAAAATAACGCCTATGTTAAAATTAGGAGCTGGTGTAGTAACAACTCGTGCACATGCTAGGTTTGTTGCTACAGAATATGGTATTGCAGAATTGTTTGGTAAAAATTTAAAACAACGAGCACAAGCTTTAAGAAATGTTGCACATCCAGATCATAGAGAAGAATTAGATAAAGCTATTTTTGAAAGATTTGGAAGTAGTTTAATGACAAAATAA
- a CDS encoding methylmalonyl-CoA mutase family protein, which translates to MSNKNKALFSDFPPVSTEQWMERVTADLKGADFDKKLVWNNLTGINFQPCYTIENKITKLKNTGENSQSLVNYRSIIVTTAENGNQLAVKAVEEGINGIIFQLKENVSVASLLSGIDLNTTTVSFEIEADAVAFTKDLVSYAKDSNLKGFINTGIISNYLTSGSFDENQVEVTAELVKLTSSFPNFKVITISGTEYLDSGANQVQEIAYTLNSLVFLTEKLKEKGVEVQAIFDNLNFKLAIGLEYFVEIGKFRAFNNLLAEVAAKYGVIEFSNTITAKTSIWSKSITDAETNLLRCTTEAMSAILGNVDGILIDAYDKEFKNPSDFSSRIAGNITTILREESYFGKVSNPVDGSYYIEEVSSKIANKALELFKAIEADGGFYANFENETIQKQIAEIRLKKLKLISQRRTPMVGINKYPNLMESVDANLLSKGASDNLKVLTPRRASLEIEAMRRVTEELVAETNVRPIVQLASYGNLNMRKARAAFAYDFIGVSGFDVHQEESFTSAQNAAEVSAKSDSHIVVICSSDQDYDETALDFIKVFRAINTDKVLLLAGAPKNMDELTEAGLDGVVNMRIDVLVTLSNIQKKVQKTLKS; encoded by the coding sequence ATGAGCAATAAAAATAAAGCACTTTTTTCTGATTTCCCTCCGGTTTCTACCGAGCAGTGGATGGAAAGAGTGACCGCAGATTTAAAAGGAGCTGATTTTGATAAAAAACTAGTTTGGAACAACCTTACTGGTATCAATTTTCAACCTTGCTATACGATTGAAAATAAAATTACAAAGCTTAAAAATACTGGAGAAAATTCACAATCATTAGTAAATTACCGAAGTATTATAGTTACAACAGCAGAAAATGGAAATCAATTAGCTGTAAAAGCAGTTGAAGAAGGAATTAACGGAATTATTTTTCAATTAAAAGAGAATGTATCTGTTGCATCACTTTTAAGTGGAATTGATTTAAATACTACAACTGTTTCTTTTGAAATAGAAGCTGATGCTGTAGCTTTTACTAAAGATTTAGTTTCTTATGCAAAAGATAGTAATTTAAAAGGGTTTATTAACACAGGAATTATTTCTAACTATTTAACTAGTGGTTCTTTTGATGAAAATCAAGTAGAAGTTACTGCAGAATTGGTTAAATTAACTTCAAGTTTCCCTAACTTTAAAGTAATTACAATTTCAGGAACTGAATATTTAGATTCTGGTGCAAACCAAGTGCAAGAAATTGCATACACATTAAATTCATTAGTTTTCTTAACTGAAAAATTAAAAGAAAAAGGAGTTGAAGTTCAAGCTATTTTTGACAATTTAAATTTTAAACTTGCAATTGGTTTAGAGTATTTTGTTGAAATTGGTAAATTTAGAGCTTTCAATAATTTGTTAGCAGAAGTAGCTGCTAAATACGGGGTTATAGAATTTTCTAATACGATTACTGCAAAAACTTCAATTTGGAGCAAATCTATAACTGATGCAGAAACTAACTTATTACGTTGTACAACAGAAGCAATGTCTGCAATATTAGGTAATGTAGATGGTATTTTAATTGATGCTTACGACAAAGAGTTTAAAAATCCTTCTGATTTTTCAAGCAGAATAGCTGGTAACATTACTACAATTTTAAGAGAAGAATCTTACTTTGGTAAAGTTTCAAATCCTGTTGATGGCTCTTATTATATTGAAGAAGTTAGTTCTAAAATAGCTAACAAAGCGTTAGAATTATTTAAAGCGATTGAAGCTGATGGTGGTTTCTATGCTAATTTTGAAAACGAAACAATTCAAAAACAAATTGCAGAAATCCGTCTTAAAAAATTAAAATTAATTAGTCAACGTAGAACTCCAATGGTAGGTATTAACAAATATCCTAACCTTATGGAATCTGTTGATGCAAATTTACTTTCTAAAGGTGCTTCTGATAATTTAAAAGTATTAACTCCAAGAAGAGCTTCATTAGAAATTGAGGCAATGCGAAGAGTTACCGAAGAATTAGTTGCTGAAACAAATGTACGACCAATTGTACAATTAGCTAGTTATGGTAATTTAAATATGCGTAAAGCAAGAGCAGCTTTTGCATACGATTTTATTGGTGTAAGTGGTTTTGATGTTCATCAAGAAGAAAGTTTCACAAGTGCACAAAATGCTGCTGAAGTAAGTGCAAAATCAGATTCACATATTGTTGTTATTTGTAGTTCAGATCAAGATTATGACGAAACTGCTCTTGACTTTATAAAAGTATTTAGAGCTATAAATACAGATAAAGTATTATTATTAGCCGGTGCTCCAAAAAATATGGACGAACTTACTGAAGCTGGTTTAGATGGTGTTGTAAATATGAGAATAGATGTTCTGGTAACACTTTCTAACATTCAGAAAAAAGTTCAAAAAACCTTAAAATCTTAA
- the scpA gene encoding methylmalonyl-CoA mutase, whose product MKPDFSDIKINSAVKQTVATSENKEVWNTPEGIPVKKQFVKEDISEAEHLGYAAGVPPFLRGPYSAMYAMRPWTIRQYAGFSTAEESNAFYRRNLAAGQKGLSVAFDLATHRGYDSDHPRVTGDVGKAGVAIDSILDMEILFDQIPLDKMSVSMTMNGAVLPIMAFYIAAARKQGVPLNQLSGTIQNDILKEFMVRNTYIYPPAPSMKIIGDIFDYTTKNMPKFNSISISGYHMQEAGATADIELAYTLADGMEYIRTGLKSGLKIDEFAPRLSFFWAVGMNHFMEIAKMRAARMLWAKIIKSFNPKNPKSMALRTHSQTSGWSLSEQDPFNNVARTCIEAMAATLGGTQSLHTNALDEAIALPTDFSARIARNTQIFIQDETQMTKSVDPWAGSYYVEYLTQEIAKKAWKLIEEVEELGGMAKAIETGVPKLRIEEASARKQARLDSGQDILVGVNKFQTEEKSNIEILEVDNTVVRDSQIARLNKMKAERDSDLVASNLKALEDCAGTGKGNLLELAVEAAENFATLGEISDALEVHFGRHKADTKLISGVYGKEVNNDDTFAKAQKMTDKFAEIEGRRPRVMIAKMGQDGHDRGAKVVASSFADLGFDVDMGGLFQTPEEVAKQAVENDVHFVGASSLAAGHKTLIPQLIGELEKLGRPDIMVFAGGVIPAQDYDYLFERKVAAVFGPGTVISESAITIMEKYLEQE is encoded by the coding sequence ATGAAACCAGATTTTTCAGATATAAAAATAAATTCAGCTGTTAAGCAAACAGTTGCAACTTCAGAAAATAAAGAAGTTTGGAATACTCCTGAGGGAATCCCTGTAAAAAAACAATTTGTAAAAGAAGATATTTCCGAAGCAGAACATTTAGGTTACGCTGCTGGTGTGCCTCCATTTTTAAGAGGACCATATAGCGCAATGTATGCTATGCGTCCTTGGACAATTAGACAATATGCAGGTTTTTCTACAGCCGAAGAATCAAATGCTTTTTACAGAAGAAATTTAGCGGCAGGTCAAAAAGGACTTTCAGTTGCTTTTGATTTAGCAACGCACCGTGGATACGATTCAGATCACCCACGTGTAACTGGTGATGTTGGTAAAGCCGGTGTTGCCATAGATTCTATTTTAGATATGGAAATTTTGTTCGATCAAATTCCGTTAGATAAAATGTCTGTTTCTATGACAATGAACGGAGCAGTTTTACCAATTATGGCTTTTTATATAGCCGCTGCAAGAAAACAAGGAGTTCCTTTAAATCAACTTTCTGGAACTATTCAGAATGATATTTTAAAGGAGTTTATGGTACGTAATACGTACATTTATCCACCTGCTCCTTCGATGAAAATTATTGGTGATATTTTTGATTACACTACGAAGAATATGCCGAAGTTTAATTCCATTTCTATTTCTGGTTATCACATGCAAGAAGCAGGTGCAACTGCAGATATTGAGTTGGCATATACTTTAGCTGATGGAATGGAATACATTAGAACTGGATTAAAATCAGGTTTAAAAATTGATGAATTTGCGCCTCGTTTATCTTTCTTCTGGGCAGTTGGTATGAATCATTTTATGGAAATTGCAAAAATGCGTGCTGCACGTATGCTTTGGGCAAAAATTATAAAATCTTTCAATCCAAAAAATCCAAAGTCAATGGCATTGCGTACACATAGTCAAACTTCAGGATGGAGTTTAAGTGAGCAAGATCCTTTTAACAACGTAGCTAGAACTTGTATTGAAGCAATGGCTGCTACTTTAGGAGGTACACAATCTTTACATACAAATGCTTTGGATGAAGCAATAGCTTTACCTACAGATTTTTCTGCAAGAATTGCACGTAACACGCAAATTTTTATTCAGGATGAAACTCAGATGACAAAATCTGTTGATCCTTGGGCTGGTTCTTATTATGTGGAGTATTTAACGCAAGAAATTGCGAAAAAAGCTTGGAAACTTATTGAAGAAGTTGAAGAACTAGGAGGAATGGCAAAAGCTATTGAAACTGGAGTTCCTAAATTACGTATTGAAGAAGCTTCTGCACGTAAACAAGCACGTTTAGATTCTGGACAAGATATTTTAGTTGGGGTAAACAAATTCCAAACTGAAGAAAAATCGAATATAGAAATTTTAGAAGTTGATAATACAGTTGTAAGAGATTCTCAAATTGCTCGTTTAAATAAAATGAAAGCTGAACGTGACTCAGATCTTGTTGCTTCTAATTTAAAAGCATTAGAAGATTGCGCTGGAACTGGAAAAGGTAATTTATTAGAATTGGCTGTTGAAGCTGCTGAAAATTTTGCTACATTGGGTGAAATTTCAGATGCTTTAGAAGTTCATTTTGGAAGACATAAAGCTGATACTAAATTAATAAGTGGTGTGTACGGTAAAGAAGTAAATAATGATGATACGTTTGCAAAAGCGCAAAAAATGACTGATAAATTTGCAGAAATAGAAGGTCGTCGTCCAAGAGTAATGATTGCAAAAATGGGTCAAGATGGGCATGATAGAGGTGCAAAAGTGGTTGCATCTAGTTTTGCTGATTTAGGTTTTGATGTAGATATGGGAGGTTTATTTCAAACCCCAGAAGAGGTTGCAAAACAAGCTGTTGAAAATGATGTGCATTTTGTTGGAGCATCTAGTTTGGCTGCTGGTCATAAAACTTTAATTCCGCAATTAATTGGTGAATTAGAGAAATTAGGAAGACCAGATATTATGGTTTTTGCAGGTGGAGTTATACCAGCGCAAGATTACGATTACTTATTTGAAAGAAAAGTAGCTGCTGTATTTGGTCCTGGTACTGTAATTTCAGAATCTGCTATTACAATTATGGAGAAATATTTAGAGCAAGAATAA
- a CDS encoding acyl-[acyl-carrier-protein] thioesterase — MTFDNYFDKQFELRYFEMNKLGFATPTIILGLLEETAAEHCFSINYSLFDLFKKNIGWILVSGVFQMDRYPNYKEIITIRTWLSKYTSITGYRENIIYDENQNIIGKAKGLWVFFDIEKRKPIPIFNQIKEKWSCFINESISSDIKKKINSIDFADYLKQFRVNRYDTDMNKHVNNIRYLQWVIESIPENISENYYLHKIDGRFIAEAQYGDTVLSLTKKLETENSFAHTIKIEGNNKVCATAKTLWKKY; from the coding sequence ATGACGTTTGATAATTATTTTGATAAGCAATTTGAATTACGTTATTTTGAAATGAATAAATTAGGATTTGCAACACCTACAATTATTTTAGGTTTGTTAGAAGAAACAGCTGCAGAACACTGTTTTTCTATAAATTATAGTTTGTTTGATTTATTCAAAAAAAATATAGGTTGGATTTTAGTATCAGGTGTTTTTCAAATGGATCGTTATCCAAATTATAAAGAAATAATTACCATTAGAACCTGGTTATCAAAATATACTTCTATAACAGGTTATAGAGAAAATATTATTTATGATGAAAACCAGAATATTATAGGAAAAGCTAAAGGTTTATGGGTTTTCTTTGATATTGAAAAAAGGAAACCAATACCTATTTTTAATCAAATTAAAGAAAAATGGTCTTGTTTTATTAACGAATCTATTTCTAGTGATATAAAGAAAAAAATAAATTCTATCGATTTTGCTGATTATCTTAAACAATTTAGAGTAAATCGATATGATACAGACATGAACAAACACGTTAATAATATTAGATATTTACAATGGGTAATTGAATCTATCCCCGAAAATATTTCAGAAAATTATTATTTACATAAAATAGATGGTCGTTTTATTGCTGAAGCTCAATACGGAGACACCGTTTTATCTTTAACAAAAAAACTAGAAACAGAGAACTCTTTTGCGCATACAATAAAAATCGAAGGCAATAATAAAGTTTGTGCTACTGCCAAGACTTTATGGAAAAAATATTAA
- the meaB gene encoding methylmalonyl Co-A mutase-associated GTPase MeaB, which yields MKNYKPKNRLTSQAYIDGILSGNRVILSRAITIIESNLESDKILAKEIVQEILPNSGNSIRIGITGVPGVGKSTFIEVFGMYLVKKGHKVAILSIDPSSQRSRGSILGDKTRMEDLANLQEAYIRPSASGDTLGGVSNKTGETMLLCEAAGYDVILIETVGVGQSETAVHGMTDFFLLLMLAGAGDELQGIKKGIMEMADMVVINKADGENITMSKMAKIQYQNALHIFPQSESGWSPVVSTASAIKNIGISNVWNEILKFKTLVDENGYFLKNRNHQQIKWMYNNINEELKQLFYGSKNIKSELTNLEKDIVGAKISPVKASQQIIEQFKRSFE from the coding sequence ATGAAAAATTACAAACCTAAAAACAGATTAACTTCACAAGCTTATATAGACGGTATTTTAAGTGGAAATAGAGTTATTTTATCTAGAGCAATTACAATTATAGAAAGTAATTTAGAGAGCGATAAAATACTCGCTAAAGAAATAGTTCAGGAAATTTTACCAAATTCTGGAAACTCAATTCGTATTGGTATTACAGGAGTTCCTGGTGTTGGTAAAAGTACATTTATTGAGGTTTTTGGTATGTATCTAGTTAAAAAAGGTCATAAAGTTGCTATTTTATCAATAGATCCTAGTAGTCAACGCTCTAGAGGAAGTATTTTAGGTGATAAAACGCGAATGGAAGATTTAGCTAATTTACAAGAAGCGTATATTAGACCATCTGCTTCTGGAGATACTTTAGGTGGAGTTTCTAATAAAACAGGAGAAACCATGTTGCTTTGTGAAGCTGCAGGTTATGATGTTATTTTAATTGAAACTGTTGGTGTTGGACAATCTGAAACGGCTGTACATGGTATGACAGATTTCTTTTTATTACTGATGTTAGCTGGAGCAGGTGATGAATTGCAAGGAATAAAAAAAGGAATTATGGAAATGGCCGATATGGTAGTCATAAACAAAGCTGACGGAGAAAATATAACAATGAGCAAAATGGCAAAAATACAATACCAAAATGCACTTCATATTTTCCCACAATCAGAATCTGGTTGGAGTCCTGTTGTTAGTACTGCATCCGCAATAAAAAACATTGGAATTTCTAATGTTTGGAACGAAATTCTAAAATTTAAAACACTGGTTGATGAAAATGGTTACTTCTTAAAAAACAGAAACCATCAGCAAATAAAATGGATGTACAATAATATTAATGAAGAATTAAAACAATTATTTTACGGTTCTAAAAATATTAAAAGTGAACTTACTAATTTAGAAAAAGATATTGTTGGTGCTAAGATTTCGCCAGTTAAAGCATCACAACAAATTATAGAACAATTCAAAAGATCATTTGAATAA
- a CDS encoding acyl-CoA desaturase, translated as MTVVIFVIILWYGGLFFQSFFLHRYAAHQVFTMSKTMEKITFILTWIFQGSSYLSAYGYGIMHRMHHAYTDTEKDPHSPSHDPNMFAMMWKTKNIYQDINTQRIEIDERFTKNVPQWKTFDAFAGSRFSRILFIAGYIAFFAFFTTAWWQWLLLPITFLMAPIHGVIINWFGHIYGYVNFKMKNTSKNLFRFDFLMMGEGYHNNHHKHASNANFGVKWHEIDITYLIIRILDFLGLINLKPIKVKS; from the coding sequence ATGACAGTTGTTATTTTTGTAATTATTCTTTGGTATGGAGGTTTGTTTTTTCAGTCTTTCTTTTTACACCGTTATGCAGCGCATCAAGTGTTTACAATGTCTAAAACCATGGAAAAAATTACATTTATTTTAACTTGGATTTTTCAAGGATCGAGTTATTTAAGTGCTTATGGTTACGGAATTATGCACAGAATGCATCATGCATATACAGATACTGAAAAAGATCCACACTCGCCTTCTCATGATCCAAATATGTTTGCAATGATGTGGAAAACAAAAAATATTTATCAAGATATTAATACACAAAGGATTGAAATTGACGAACGGTTTACTAAAAATGTTCCGCAATGGAAAACATTTGATGCGTTTGCTGGTTCTCGATTTTCTCGTATCCTTTTTATTGCAGGTTACATTGCTTTTTTCGCTTTCTTTACTACTGCTTGGTGGCAATGGCTTTTATTACCAATCACTTTTTTAATGGCGCCAATTCATGGTGTAATTATCAATTGGTTTGGACATATTTATGGATATGTGAATTTTAAAATGAAAAATACCAGTAAAAACTTGTTCCGATTTGATTTTTTAATGATGGGAGAAGGCTATCACAACAATCACCATAAACACGCAAGTAACGCTAACTTTGGTGTTAAATGGCACGAAATAGATATTACCTATTTAATTATAAGAATTTTAGACTTTTTAGGACTAATTAACTTAAAACCAATTAAAGTTAAAAGTTAG
- a CDS encoding Crp/Fnr family transcriptional regulator, translating into MQQIKAHLDQIATISNVDWDFFNSKLQRRVIKKKAVFLKLNEIENHISFIESGVVRLFIPKEDPEKEITFGFSFKNQFISAYDSFLTQKPSAYQLQALTETTILSITYADLQEVYKKTQIGNLIGRLTAERLFLIKSKREQNLLNLSAEERYLKLFKERPELLKIIPLKYISSYIGVTAQALSRIRKRI; encoded by the coding sequence TTGCAACAAATAAAAGCTCACTTAGATCAAATAGCAACAATTTCTAATGTAGATTGGGATTTTTTTAATTCTAAACTACAACGTAGAGTGATAAAAAAGAAAGCTGTTTTTTTAAAATTAAATGAAATAGAGAATCATATTTCGTTTATAGAATCGGGTGTTGTTCGCTTATTTATTCCTAAAGAAGATCCTGAAAAAGAAATTACTTTTGGATTTAGTTTTAAAAATCAATTTATAAGTGCATATGATTCTTTTTTAACTCAAAAACCATCTGCATATCAATTACAAGCGCTTACAGAAACTACTATTTTAAGTATTACATATGCTGATTTACAAGAAGTTTACAAAAAAACACAAATAGGTAATTTAATTGGTCGGTTAACAGCAGAACGATTATTTCTAATCAAATCTAAACGCGAACAAAATCTTCTAAATCTATCCGCAGAAGAACGTTATCTAAAATTATTTAAAGAACGCCCAGAGCTTTTAAAGATAATTCCGTTAAAATATATTAGCTCTTATATTGGTGTAACCGCACAAGCATTGAGCAGAATTAGAAAACGAATTTAA
- a CDS encoding DEAD/DEAH box helicase, with protein MSKSFSELGVHKKLQDSLAKLDISIPTDIQAKTIPVVLNQKEDLVVLAKTGTGKTAAFGLPLLQLVDLENPQIQSLILAPTRELGHQIYDNLVSYATEIPEISIASICGGIPIKPQIERLKSTTHIIVATPGRLVDLVKRGVINIKEIKYFVLDEADEMVTILKEEVDAIIKEIPKSRRTLLFTATMPGTIKQLVQNYMAKHVVHIEADMKTLGHQGIDHQYVVVEPIEKLEVLMHFLSSKEGKRGIIFCKTKAAVNKLAKNLAINKFSSGAIHGSLTQGIRDRIMGQFRDGNINILVATDLAARGIDVKEIEYVVNYHLPDTYEAYVHRSGRTARAGAKGLSLSIIQKEELEEIPEFEEDLGLIFKAYKKADSQSIEENNGLLWAKKIFKTKPNHDVSQDFKSQIKTIFHHLTKEELVDKILANYLVQTASAKIKPEVSKRRKKK; from the coding sequence ATGTCAAAATCGTTTTCAGAGTTAGGTGTTCATAAAAAATTGCAAGATAGTTTAGCTAAATTAGACATTTCTATTCCTACGGATATTCAAGCTAAAACCATTCCGGTTGTATTAAATCAAAAAGAAGATTTGGTTGTTTTAGCAAAAACAGGAACAGGTAAAACAGCTGCTTTCGGATTGCCTTTATTGCAATTAGTTGATTTAGAAAACCCTCAGATTCAGTCGTTAATACTAGCGCCAACGAGAGAGTTAGGACATCAGATTTATGATAATTTGGTTTCTTATGCAACTGAAATTCCAGAAATATCAATCGCATCAATTTGTGGTGGAATTCCTATAAAACCTCAAATAGAACGCTTAAAATCAACTACACATATTATTGTTGCAACGCCAGGTCGTTTGGTAGATTTGGTTAAACGAGGTGTTATTAATATTAAAGAAATTAAGTATTTTGTTTTAGATGAAGCTGATGAAATGGTAACTATTTTAAAAGAAGAAGTAGATGCTATTATTAAAGAAATTCCGAAATCGAGAAGGACATTATTGTTTACAGCAACAATGCCAGGAACAATTAAACAATTGGTTCAAAATTATATGGCTAAACATGTTGTTCATATTGAAGCAGATATGAAAACTTTGGGTCATCAAGGAATTGACCATCAATATGTAGTTGTAGAACCTATTGAAAAATTAGAGGTTTTAATGCATTTTTTAAGTTCAAAAGAAGGGAAACGTGGAATTATATTCTGTAAAACAAAAGCTGCTGTAAATAAATTAGCAAAAAACTTAGCGATTAATAAATTCTCTTCTGGTGCAATTCATGGAAGTTTAACTCAAGGAATTCGTGATCGAATTATGGGGCAATTTAGAGATGGAAATATTAATATTTTAGTAGCTACAGATTTAGCAGCACGTGGAATTGATGTAAAAGAAATTGAATATGTTGTAAATTATCATTTGCCAGATACTTATGAAGCTTATGTTCATAGAAGTGGTCGTACGGCAAGAGCAGGAGCAAAGGGGCTTTCTTTAAGTATTATTCAAAAAGAAGAACTAGAAGAAATTCCTGAATTTGAAGAAGATTTGGGACTTATTTTTAAAGCATATAAAAAAGCAGATTCACAAAGTATCGAAGAAAATAATGGGTTGTTGTGGGCTAAAAAGATATTTAAAACTAAACCAAATCACGATGTTTCTCAAGACTTTAAATCACAAATAAAAACAATATTTCATCATTTAACTAAAGAAGAATTGGTTGATAAAATATTGGCAAATTATTTAGTACAAACTGCATCTGCAAAAATAAAACCAGAAGTATCTAAAAGAAGAAAAAAGAAATAA